The following proteins come from a genomic window of Lolium rigidum isolate FL_2022 chromosome 5, APGP_CSIRO_Lrig_0.1, whole genome shotgun sequence:
- the LOC124654458 gene encoding uncharacterized protein LOC124654458 isoform X1, which yields MDFFQIAAKSGLMTSLFEGETMNFVKNLRIFLFKRRNAYLRYLCYMLLSRIQIGASFWVYVILRMSSTSMLTLFRNQGHRQGELARPYDRRTASRKLKVGLIGFGALGMRLAEALVDSEFIDLVAIITDCPISDMQKAWKKSVISLRIEGDRTIAFKKQNKGADEEVLVRVVRDRVSWDEVPIDYVVDSLHIVTHNKHVIHSMAYEGEDKAKAYSLVHDDEGTCSQIPKVTTAMELKFKYVKIVVTTAGTIEALKSNLAEWDHEGSSARICFLAHNNPTERICDPFTDKSDNNSVDASNRASALLRIFIDLIRHVPISGCQLEL from the exons ATGGACTTCTTTCAGATTGCTGCCAAGTCGGGTCTCATGACAAGTTTGTTTGAAG GAGAAACTATGAATTTTGTGAAGAATCTAAGGATCTTCCTCTTCAAGCGGAGAAATGCTTATCTGAG GTATCTGTGCTACATGTTGTTGTCGCGGATTCAGATTGGCGCATCATTTTGGGTTTATGTAATTTTAAGGATGAGTTCCACAAGTATGTTAACCTTATTCAGAAATCAGGGACACAGGCAAGGGGAATTGGCAAGGCCCTATGATCGAAGAACTGCAT CAAGGAAGCTTAAAGTTGGTTTAATTG GCTTTGGAGCCCTTGGGATGCGCCTTGCTGAAGCACTAGTTGACAGTGAATTTATCGATCTTGTCGCCATAATCACTGATTGTCCTATCTCTGATATG CAAAAGGCCTGGAAAAAGAGTGTCATTAGCTTAAGGATCGAAGGTGACAGAACCATTGCCTTTAAGAAGCAAAACAAGGGTGCCGATGAAGAAGTTCTGGTACGAGTAGTCCGTGACAG GGTTTCGTGGGATGAAGTGCCTATTGATTATGTTGTCGATTCACTGCATATTGTGACTCATAACAAACATGTCATCCACTCAATGGCTTACGAAGGTGAGGATAAGGCCAAGGCTTATTCGCTAGTTCATGATGATGAGGGCACCTGTAGCCAGATTCCCAAG GTCACTACTGCAATGGAACTCAAGTTCAAATACGTGAAGATTGTCGTGACTACTGCTGGTACAATTGAG GCTCTGAAGTCAAACCTTGCAGAGTGGGACCATGAAGGATCTTCTGCACGTATATGCTTCCTGGCTCATAATAACCCTACGGAGAGAATATGCGACCCCTTCACAGATAAGTCTGATAACAA CAGTGTGGATGCCAGTAATCGAGCTTCCGCTCTATTGAGAATCTTTATTGATCTCATCAGACATGTGCCAATCAGTGGCTGCCAACTGGAGCTTTAG
- the LOC124654458 gene encoding uncharacterized protein LOC124654458 isoform X2, which translates to MDFFQIAAKSGLMTSLFEGETMNFVKNLRIFLFKRRNAYLRYLCYMLLSRIQIGASFWVYVILRMSSTSMLTLFRNQGHRQGELARPYDRRTASRKLKVGLIGFGALGMRLAEALVDSEFIDLVAIITDCPISDMQKAWKKSVISLRIEGDRTIAFKKQNKGADEEVLVRVVRDRVSWDEVPIDYVVDSLHIVTHNKHVIHSMAYEGEDKAKAYSLVHDDEGTCSQIPKVTTAMELKFKYVKIVVTTAGTIEALKSNLAEWDHEGSSARICFLAHNNPTERICDPFTDKSDNNVDASNRASALLRIFIDLIRHVPISGCQLEL; encoded by the exons ATGGACTTCTTTCAGATTGCTGCCAAGTCGGGTCTCATGACAAGTTTGTTTGAAG GAGAAACTATGAATTTTGTGAAGAATCTAAGGATCTTCCTCTTCAAGCGGAGAAATGCTTATCTGAG GTATCTGTGCTACATGTTGTTGTCGCGGATTCAGATTGGCGCATCATTTTGGGTTTATGTAATTTTAAGGATGAGTTCCACAAGTATGTTAACCTTATTCAGAAATCAGGGACACAGGCAAGGGGAATTGGCAAGGCCCTATGATCGAAGAACTGCAT CAAGGAAGCTTAAAGTTGGTTTAATTG GCTTTGGAGCCCTTGGGATGCGCCTTGCTGAAGCACTAGTTGACAGTGAATTTATCGATCTTGTCGCCATAATCACTGATTGTCCTATCTCTGATATG CAAAAGGCCTGGAAAAAGAGTGTCATTAGCTTAAGGATCGAAGGTGACAGAACCATTGCCTTTAAGAAGCAAAACAAGGGTGCCGATGAAGAAGTTCTGGTACGAGTAGTCCGTGACAG GGTTTCGTGGGATGAAGTGCCTATTGATTATGTTGTCGATTCACTGCATATTGTGACTCATAACAAACATGTCATCCACTCAATGGCTTACGAAGGTGAGGATAAGGCCAAGGCTTATTCGCTAGTTCATGATGATGAGGGCACCTGTAGCCAGATTCCCAAG GTCACTACTGCAATGGAACTCAAGTTCAAATACGTGAAGATTGTCGTGACTACTGCTGGTACAATTGAG GCTCTGAAGTCAAACCTTGCAGAGTGGGACCATGAAGGATCTTCTGCACGTATATGCTTCCTGGCTCATAATAACCCTACGGAGAGAATATGCGACCCCTTCACAGATAAGTCTGATAACAA TGTGGATGCCAGTAATCGAGCTTCCGCTCTATTGAGAATCTTTATTGATCTCATCAGACATGTGCCAATCAGTGGCTGCCAACTGGAGCTTTAG